A genomic stretch from Neospora caninum Liverpool complete genome, chromosome III includes:
- a CDS encoding GTP cyclohydrolase, related, giving the protein MERSIHNLASISTHQEVQPLRTPASYIHRIQRRSRAATRHTSRGSSVGQSGGTGSISTCSSGRDLSRHVPVSSYKAAPSTHDLRNQGTSQVYGHFGLGRYGLGIACERSVSASDSQSSSQALRRTSTSSRADASKRDERAVESLGDTQNTRRRSSRHWLGIGCITRGNRESERSGCVTGDVPAQGSEATETSRGPRRRADACPTQAKPGRVRAGGVNDKEQLMVASPAPVYRSRGERQTGCGDGGWTGDGQLLNDTPSEPNRTRRRRRGKASKRWNGYKAETPAEWSTENVNSEGEHVDEAAPYGEKAEAARSALCRRSSNGQYKGNGRELSSGVGDVSEAACISEIHHIPGQSIDRGLVAQDSKKAIEEGVRMILRAMGEDVTRPGLQDTPTRVAAAMEFFSQGYRADPKEVVKDALFSVEEGLEEGDCLTGNQGMVTVGQLDVSSLCEHHLLPFVGKCHIGYIPDKHVLGLSKFARIMRVYACRLQIQERLTQQIALAVMKIVKPRGVAVLLECKHMCMAMRGVSTPGSMTTTTAFRGVFE; this is encoded by the exons ATGGAAAGATCAATCCACAATTTAGCAAGTATCTCAACACACCAAGAAGTTCAGCCGCTGAGAACACCGGCTTCATACATCCACAGGATCCAACGTCGCTCGCGGGCCGCCACACGCCACACAAGTAGAGGAAGCAGCGTGGGTCAAAGTGGGGGAACTGGTAGCATTAGCACTTGCAGCAGCGGTCGAGATCTGAGTCGACACGTTCCCGTTTCCAGTTACAAGGCGGCCCCCTCAACACATGACCTGCGCAATCAAGGCACCTCGCAGGTGTATGGACACTTCGGCTTGGGACGTTATGGCTTGGGGATAGCTTGTGAACGGTCGGTTTCAGCAAGCGATTCCCAGTCGTCTTCCCAGGCTCTGCGCAGGACATCGACAAGTTCTCGGGCTGACGCTTCAAAGCGCGACGAACGCGCGGTTGAATCCCTCGGAGATACTCAAAACACCAGAAGGCGAAGTTCGCGTCACTGGCTCGGTATTGGCTGCATTACACGCggcaacagagagagtgaaCGCAGCGGCTGTGTGACAGGTGATGTTCCGGCTCAGGGGTCAGAAGCAACGGAAACTAGTCGTGGTCCCCGACGACGAGCAGATGCTTGCCCCACGCAGGCAAAGCCTGGTCGCGTTCGCGCAGGCGGGGTCAACGACAAGGAGCAGCTAATGGTTGCCTCCCCGGCGCCGGTTTATCGATCCAGGGGTGAACGCCAAACGGGCTGTGGGGACGGCGGCTGGACAGGAGACGGTCAGTTGCTTAATGACACACCAAGCGAACCAAATCGAACAAGgcgcaggagaagagggaaagcaTCCAAACGATGGAATGGATATAAAGCGGAGACTCCAGCAGAATGGTCTACAGAAAACGTGAACAGTGAGGGTGAGCAcgtcgacgaggcggcgccgtacggagagaaagccgagGCTGCCAGGTCTGCGTTGTGTCGCCGCTCGAGCAATGGGCAATACAAAGGAAACGGCAGGGAACTCAGTTCCGGCGTTGGAGATGTCTCCGAGGCTGCGTGTATCTCTGAGATTCATCACATCCCAGGTCAATCCATTGATCGCGGGCTAGTCGCACAAGACAGCAAAAAAGCGATAGAGGAAGGCGTCCGTATGATCCTCCGA GCCATGGGCGAAGACGTCACTCGGCCAGGGTTGCAAGACACGCCTACGAGAGTCGCTGCTGCCATGGAGTTTTTCTCCCAGGGCTACCGGGCCGATCCGAAAG aagtGGTAAAGGACGCCCTCTTCAGCGTGGAGGAGGGGCTCGAAGAAGGGGACTGCCTCACCGGCAACCAAGGCATGGTCACTGTGGGGCAACTCGATGTCAGCTCGCTGTGTGAACACCACCTCCTCCCGTTCGTCGGCAAGTGCCACATTGG GTATATCCCCGACAAGCACGTGCTGGGTCTTTCTAAGTTCGCTCGGATAATGCGCGTTTACGCATGCAGATTGCAGATTCAG GAGCGACTCACGCAACAGATCGCCTTGGCCGTGATGAAAATTGTGAAGCCTCGTGGAGTCGCGGTGTTGCTGGAATGCAA ACACATGTGCATGGCGATGCGCGGCGTCTCGACTCCTGGCAGCATGACCACCACTACAGCATTCCGTGGCGTCTTTGAGTGA